A stretch of DNA from Paenibacillus albus:
GCGTTGATACCATGCAAATTGCGGACAGTCGATTGCAACTGCATCAGCGAGCTTACGCCGACCGCGCCGCCGGCAGAGCTGACAGAAAGCACCGGCTTACCGCCGAAATAGGTCTGTCCGAGATGATCGAGCGCATTTTTTAATACGCCGCTCATTCCTCCGTGGTATTCGGGTGAAGCGAGAATAACAGCATCGGCTTTGAGCAACAAGCGCTTCAGCTCGCTCAGTCCGCTATGACCGTCTTCCGATTCATCAGGGGAATAAAAAGGAAGAGGATTGCGATACAAGTCGAACAGAGCGGGCGAATGCCCCTTCTGCTCGATGAGGCGTTCGATATATTCGACGAGCCGTGTACTGGTCGATGATTTGCGGTTGCTGCCTGCGATAATGACGATTTTCATAGAATTCAATCCTTCCTGACGGTTGATTTGCTTTCGATGAGTTCATCTTACAGCAGAGTGTGTCACCTTGACGTCATCCAAAAGATTGATGCCAACAACACAAAAAGTTCAGCCTTTCGGCTGAACTTTACTACAACTTTAGTCGGAGTAAAATGGCTTATTCCCCGAGTCCTTGTTTAACTGCGTAGATGGCGGCCTGCGTCCGGTCGGTTAAGCCGAGCTTGTCGAACAGGTGACTGACGTGAGTCTTGACCGTCTTCTCAGTAATGAAGAGGGCTTCACCGATTTCTTTATTGCTTCGTCCACGTGCGATAAGCTGAAGTACCTCCTGCTCTTTGCGTGTCAGTCGCTCTTTACGTGCCCCAGCCGATGTCGACGATACTTTCGCCATGTGGGTCTCGGCGGTGGATAGCTCTGGTGAGGAGACTAGTTTCATGAGCAGACCTGCAGCCTCCGAGTGCAGCTCGACCTTTCCTTCGTACACTCGCTTAATTGCTTGTACGAGTTCGTCCGGCTCGATTTCTTTAAGCAGATAGCCCTTTGCACCTGCTCGAATCGCGGGGAGCACATGATCTTGATCGGAAAATGATGTAAGAACAATGATTTTGAT
This window harbors:
- a CDS encoding NADPH-dependent FMN reductase, whose product is MKIVIIAGSNRKSSTSTRLVEYIERLIEQKGHSPALFDLYRNPLPFYSPDESEDGHSGLSELKRLLLKADAVILASPEYHGGMSGVLKNALDHLGQTYFGGKPVLSVSSAGGAVGVSSLMQLQSTVRNLHGINAPEWLSIGGAQREWFETGRNLNEIGQEIDDRIHRVLDSFLALTLLVATGTVV
- a CDS encoding response regulator, whose product is MAIKLLLADDHAMVRKGLQVFLATQPDIELVGEAANGRETIDKAAELRPDVILMDLNMPVLNGIETTKMLQLSQPEIKIIVLTSFSDQDHVLPAIRAGAKGYLLKEIEPDELVQAIKRVYEGKVELHSEAAGLLMKLVSSPELSTAETHMAKVSSTSAGARKERLTRKEQEVLQLIARGRSNKEIGEALFITEKTVKTHVSHLFDKLGLTDRTQAAIYAVKQGLGE